A genomic region of Chloracidobacterium sp. contains the following coding sequences:
- a CDS encoding AAA family ATPase: MARNGYVPDEQVFEDFCESLKSGRAWLISGTRGSGKTAFPEALAAACNLSMCVVAGRDGLKQEEILYDWDGEEQEVWMREHLALAKQLPIEEQAGFLDKARRAKWQRRFLILGEVGMAYDLAAVAAISTPRKPPPVLILDESDKFGASIEDSLLMPLERGLIYIPRYEGGTVGISDWQSRPIVITTSNDLRHKLSSPFISRHVYSRFSSPSLEKELEILSTRNKNATSVQLALTTKLIDAVRGIAGLEDHPSVRESIDIVAAFERDSIESLNPKSLVRYFCYFVKTGSSRELLTLQLDYLLAMINAFHPDIDSWLASRDSNWKVRWPQLTGSSI; this comes from the coding sequence ATGGCTCGTAACGGATACGTGCCCGATGAACAAGTATTCGAGGATTTTTGCGAAAGCTTAAAATCCGGCCGTGCCTGGCTGATATCGGGAACAAGAGGCAGCGGAAAGACTGCTTTTCCGGAAGCGTTAGCTGCGGCGTGCAATCTGTCAATGTGCGTTGTGGCCGGACGGGATGGTTTGAAACAGGAGGAGATCCTTTATGACTGGGACGGCGAGGAGCAGGAAGTTTGGATGAGGGAACACCTTGCTCTCGCAAAACAGCTGCCAATCGAAGAGCAGGCCGGGTTTCTCGACAAAGCTCGACGAGCTAAATGGCAGCGCCGATTTCTGATTCTTGGTGAAGTTGGAATGGCATATGACCTTGCTGCAGTCGCTGCGATCAGCACGCCAAGAAAGCCGCCGCCGGTATTGATCCTTGATGAAAGCGATAAATTTGGAGCGAGCATTGAAGATTCCCTTCTAATGCCGCTCGAACGCGGATTGATCTACATTCCCCGGTACGAAGGCGGAACCGTCGGCATTTCCGATTGGCAGTCAAGACCTATAGTTATCACGACCTCAAACGATCTTCGACATAAACTCAGTTCGCCGTTTATTTCGAGACACGTCTATAGCCGTTTCTCAAGCCCGTCACTGGAGAAGGAACTTGAGATCTTATCCACGAGAAACAAAAACGCCACATCAGTTCAATTGGCTCTCACAACCAAGCTGATCGATGCCGTTCGCGGCATCGCGGGTTTGGAGGATCATCCGAGTGTTCGTGAATCGATAGACATAGTTGCCGCGTTCGAGCGTGACTCGATCGAATCACTGAATCCGAAAAGCCTTGTTCGGTATTTTTGTTATTTCGTAAAGACCGGTTCATCCCGAGAACTGCTCACTCTTCAACTCGACTATCTTCTCGCGATGATCAACGCTTTCCACCCGGATATCGATTCGTGGCTTGCCTCGCGAGATTCCAATTGGAAGGTTAGGTGGCCACAACTCACCGGCTCTTCAATATGA